The Streptomyces achromogenes genome window below encodes:
- a CDS encoding TerD family protein, whose protein sequence is MAVSLSKGGNVSLTKEAPGLTAVTVGLGWDVRTTTGTDFDLDASAIAVNLQGKVYSDGHFVFFNNKQTPDQTIVHTGDNRTGEGAGDDEAINVNLAGLPADIDKIVFPVSIYDAENRSQNFGQVRNAYIRIVNQAGGAEIARYDLSEDAATETAMVFGELYRNGAEWKFRAVGQGYASGLVGIAQDFGVSV, encoded by the coding sequence ATGGCTGTAAGCCTGTCCAAGGGTGGCAACGTCTCGCTCACCAAGGAGGCTCCGGGCCTGACCGCCGTCACCGTGGGCCTCGGCTGGGACGTCCGCACCACCACCGGCACGGACTTCGACCTCGACGCCTCCGCGATCGCGGTCAACCTCCAGGGCAAGGTCTACTCCGACGGTCACTTCGTCTTCTTCAACAACAAGCAGACGCCGGACCAGACCATCGTCCACACCGGCGACAACCGCACCGGCGAGGGCGCGGGCGACGACGAGGCGATCAACGTGAACCTGGCGGGTCTCCCCGCCGACATCGACAAGATCGTCTTCCCGGTCTCGATCTACGACGCGGAGAACCGCTCGCAGAACTTCGGCCAGGTCCGCAACGCCTACATCCGCATCGTCAACCAGGCCGGCGGCGCCGAGATCGCCCGCTACGACCTCTCGGAGGACGCGGCCACCGAGACGGCCATGGTCTTCGGCGAGCTCTACCGCAACGGCGCGGAGTGGAAGTTCCGCGCGGTCGGCCAGGGTTACGCGTCGGGCCTCGTGGGCATCGCCCAGGACTTCGGCGTCAGCGTCTGA
- a CDS encoding sigma-70 family RNA polymerase sigma factor, with the protein MTTTGDDDFLARSFEAHRARLRAVAHRMLGSAAEADDAVQEAWLRLSRSHGRSGGEEIGNLGGWLTTVVGRVCLDMLRSRRSRAEEPLENWSPAPSCSVPDPAQDALLADSVGAALLVVLDALTPAERLAFVLHDLFGVPFDEVAAIVDRTPEAARQLASRARRRVRGAQEPEVDPARQRKMVDAFLAAAREGDFEGLLAVLDPDVVSRSEAGVTAGAAAVAAGASAFHRVALEARPDLAIRSALVDGATSVAVLAGDRVERVVRFTFVGGGRIALIDVVSEPARLAGLQVTLL; encoded by the coding sequence ATGACGACGACGGGTGACGACGATTTCCTGGCCCGGTCCTTCGAGGCGCACCGCGCCCGTCTGCGCGCCGTGGCCCACCGCATGCTCGGCTCCGCCGCCGAGGCCGACGACGCCGTGCAGGAGGCCTGGTTGCGGCTCAGCCGGAGTCACGGCCGCAGCGGGGGAGAGGAGATCGGCAATCTCGGGGGCTGGCTGACGACGGTCGTCGGCCGGGTCTGCCTGGACATGCTGCGCTCGCGCCGCTCCCGCGCCGAGGAGCCGCTGGAGAACTGGTCTCCCGCGCCGTCCTGTTCGGTGCCCGACCCGGCGCAGGACGCGCTGCTCGCGGACTCCGTGGGCGCCGCCCTTCTCGTCGTCCTGGACGCCCTGACCCCCGCCGAGCGGCTGGCGTTCGTGCTGCACGACCTGTTCGGGGTGCCCTTCGACGAGGTCGCGGCGATCGTGGACCGGACCCCGGAGGCTGCCCGGCAGCTCGCCAGCAGGGCTCGCCGCCGGGTGCGCGGAGCGCAGGAACCCGAGGTCGACCCGGCCCGGCAGCGCAAGATGGTGGACGCTTTTCTGGCCGCCGCGAGGGAGGGCGACTTCGAGGGGCTGCTCGCGGTTCTCGACCCGGACGTCGTGTCCCGTTCCGAGGCCGGAGTGACGGCCGGCGCCGCGGCGGTCGCGGCGGGTGCGTCCGCTTTCCACCGCGTCGCCCTCGAGGCCCGGCCCGACCTCGCGATCCGGTCCGCCCTGGTGGACGGCGCGACGTCGGTGGCGGTGCTGGCCGGCGACCGCGTGGAACGGGTGGTGCGCTTCACGTTCGTGGGGGGCGGACGGATCGCCCTGATCGACGTCGTGAGCGAGCCCGCCCGCCTCGCCGGGCTGCAGGTGACCCTCCTGTAG
- the arfB gene encoding alternative ribosome rescue aminoacyl-tRNA hydrolase ArfB: protein MGGMSGPYVVRGSVSLPEAELMWRFSRSSGPGGQHVNTSDSQVELRFDLGRTEAFPEVWKARALERLAGRLVDGVVTVRASEHRSQWRNRETAAVRLAALLAEATAPPPKPRRPTRIPRGINERRLREKKQRSDTKRGRTGRDWS from the coding sequence ATGGGGGGCATGTCTGGTCCCTATGTCGTCCGCGGCTCGGTCTCGCTCCCCGAGGCCGAGCTCATGTGGCGTTTCTCGCGGTCTTCGGGGCCGGGCGGGCAGCACGTCAACACCAGCGACTCACAGGTGGAGCTCCGCTTCGACCTCGGCCGCACCGAGGCGTTCCCCGAGGTGTGGAAGGCGCGGGCGCTCGAGCGGCTGGCCGGGCGGCTCGTCGACGGCGTCGTCACCGTCCGCGCCTCCGAGCACCGCTCCCAGTGGCGCAACCGCGAGACCGCCGCCGTACGCCTCGCCGCCCTGCTCGCCGAGGCCACGGCCCCGCCGCCCAAGCCGCGCCGGCCGACCCGGATCCCGCGCGGCATCAACGAGCGGCGGCTGCGGGAGAAGAAGCAGCGGTCCGACACGAAGCGGGGCAGGACCGGCCGCGACTGGTCCTGA
- a CDS encoding GNAT family N-acetyltransferase, whose translation MTRATDRPDRTVRTEGADGADRTGGSGGAASTDSGLRLVEITPANFGAATGVRVRPDQEFAVSPVMKSLAEAYVHPPGVAWPRLVMDGDRPVGFLMAFLDIDWTDGTGEVPLLRSGLWRLNIAAGEQGRGYGRFAVQSVAAELRRRGAREMYVTWHEGENGPEDFYLRLGFRKNGEKSEGETVGVLRLDQP comes from the coding sequence ATGACCCGCGCGACAGACCGGCCCGACAGAACCGTCCGTACCGAGGGGGCCGACGGCGCCGACAGGACCGGCGGGTCCGGCGGGGCCGCCTCGACGGATTCCGGACTGCGCCTCGTTGAGATCACGCCCGCCAACTTCGGGGCCGCGACCGGCGTTCGCGTCCGCCCCGACCAGGAGTTCGCGGTCTCCCCGGTCATGAAGTCCCTCGCCGAGGCCTACGTGCACCCGCCGGGCGTCGCCTGGCCCCGCCTGGTCATGGACGGCGACCGTCCCGTCGGCTTCCTGATGGCCTTCCTCGACATCGACTGGACCGACGGGACCGGCGAGGTCCCCCTGCTCCGCTCCGGCCTGTGGCGGCTGAACATCGCCGCCGGCGAACAGGGCCGCGGCTACGGCCGGTTCGCCGTGCAGTCGGTCGCCGCGGAACTGCGCCGCCGCGGCGCCCGGGAGATGTACGTGACCTGGCACGAGGGCGAGAACGGGCCGGAGGACTTCTATCTGCGGCTGGGGTTCCGCAAGAACGGCGAGAAGAGCGAGGGCGAGACGGTCGGCGTCCTGCGCCTGGACCAGCCCTGA
- a CDS encoding N,N-dimethylformamidase beta subunit family domain-containing protein has translation MSVVSRRRAMGTFGVGAVAAAGIGAAYAYRETPAEPPSAAPPTVRKATATGANPVVNENTHDGTADWEVPADARLSTKDHLGQIHGYASTTSVAPGEPISFHVSVRDPQPFRISLYRLGHYDGEGGRLMATGPELTGSRQPVPAPHPETGAIVCDWRPSWTHQVPSTWISGVYVAVFEAEDGHRSCTPFVVREQNRASDLLVVLPFTTYQAYNQWPLDGRTGKNLYRGYPRPGAVADSNHRAFQVSFDRPYSDHGLPRWAELDITFTRWVEAEGHDVTYATSTDLHEGRIDPERYTAMIFPGHDEYWSKPMRDVLDKAVDVGTHLAFLAANNVYFHIRLTGAADGTPARTVACYKTAPDPSPDANGPTERWRDLQDKHGKKTGRAEQGVLGVQYNGILAKPAPLVVRRPDHWFWEGTGLKDGEEIPHLVAVEADGYDSKMPSPKGATRTLLSESPYRVKPVKGSAPKRRIQNTGLTEHEGGTLVFAAGTFYWPLALQDKDHHDPRVERATRNLLERMLLSRGQIGAESVGV, from the coding sequence ATGTCCGTCGTCAGTCGTCGCAGGGCCATGGGTACGTTCGGGGTGGGGGCGGTCGCCGCCGCCGGGATCGGAGCGGCCTACGCCTACCGCGAGACCCCCGCGGAGCCCCCGTCCGCGGCCCCGCCGACCGTCCGCAAGGCCACCGCCACGGGCGCCAACCCGGTCGTGAACGAGAACACCCACGACGGAACGGCCGACTGGGAAGTCCCCGCGGACGCCCGCCTCAGCACCAAGGACCATCTGGGACAGATCCACGGCTACGCGTCGACGACCTCCGTCGCCCCCGGGGAACCCATCTCCTTCCACGTGTCCGTCCGCGACCCGCAGCCCTTCCGCATCTCCCTCTACCGGCTCGGCCACTACGACGGCGAGGGCGGCCGCCTGATGGCCACCGGACCGGAGCTCACCGGCTCCCGGCAGCCCGTCCCCGCCCCGCACCCCGAGACCGGCGCCATCGTGTGCGACTGGCGCCCGTCCTGGACGCACCAAGTCCCCAGCACCTGGATATCGGGCGTCTACGTGGCCGTCTTCGAGGCCGAGGACGGCCACCGCAGCTGCACCCCGTTCGTCGTCCGCGAGCAGAACCGCGCGTCGGACCTCCTGGTGGTCCTCCCCTTCACCACCTACCAGGCCTACAACCAATGGCCCCTGGACGGCCGCACCGGCAAGAACCTCTACCGCGGCTACCCCCGCCCCGGAGCGGTCGCCGACAGCAACCACCGCGCGTTCCAGGTGTCGTTCGACCGCCCCTACTCCGACCACGGTCTGCCCCGCTGGGCCGAGCTGGACATCACGTTCACGCGCTGGGTGGAGGCCGAGGGCCACGACGTGACATACGCGACGAGCACCGACCTGCACGAGGGCAGGATCGACCCCGAGCGCTACACGGCGATGATCTTCCCCGGGCACGACGAGTACTGGTCGAAGCCCATGCGGGACGTTCTGGACAAGGCGGTGGACGTCGGCACCCACCTCGCCTTCCTCGCGGCCAACAACGTCTACTTCCACATCCGGCTCACCGGCGCGGCCGACGGCACACCCGCCCGCACCGTCGCCTGCTACAAGACCGCCCCGGACCCGTCCCCCGACGCGAACGGCCCCACCGAGCGCTGGCGTGACCTGCAGGACAAGCACGGCAAGAAGACCGGCCGCGCCGAACAAGGCGTCCTCGGCGTCCAGTACAACGGCATCCTGGCCAAACCCGCACCCCTGGTCGTCCGCAGGCCGGACCACTGGTTCTGGGAGGGCACCGGGCTCAAGGACGGCGAGGAGATACCCCACCTCGTGGCCGTCGAGGCCGACGGCTACGACAGCAAAATGCCGTCCCCCAAGGGCGCCACCCGCACCCTCCTCTCGGAGTCCCCCTACCGGGTCAAGCCGGTCAAGGGCAGCGCCCCCAAGCGGCGCATCCAGAACACCGGACTCACCGAACACGAGGGCGGCACCCTCGTCTTCGCCGCCGGCACCTTCTACTGGCCCCTCGCCCTTCAGGACAAGGACCACCACGACCCGCGCGTCGAACGCGCCACACGCAACCTCCTCGAGCGGATGCTGCTCTCGCGCGGACAGATCGGAGCAGAATCGGTCGGGGTCTGA